A region from the Linepithema humile isolate Giens D197 chromosome 1, Lhum_UNIL_v1.0, whole genome shotgun sequence genome encodes:
- the Mi-2 gene encoding chromodomain-helicase-DNA-binding protein Mi-2 homolog isoform X2, giving the protein MASDEEVDENYAGEDDMDETGGQVSNVGQPVDGSSDAEESQRLEEDDDYEPEERKKKKGKKRKARSEDKKGKKKKKKKKSDSGDESDFGGGEAAAGDAAGEDSDYAVNRKSRKSSSRKSSSHNAPPTTQSQEPTTGMPTIEEVCNTFGLTDVQIEYSDADFQNLTTYKLFQQHVRPLLAKENPKVPMSKLMMLVAAKWRDFSELNPHTQPDADVSSTNVDDDNRNARANRSGAIQEPEDEEEDDEDSDRKKKSRGSRAKKGKKASKVPTLKIKLGKRKRGSSDEEAEGSAAGSAADSDMEFEQMLADAEETPGVDGNKGNVEEAGVEPPAEPPVRRKAKTKIGNKTKKKKKTKTTSKFPDGEEGLQTDHQDYCEVCQQGGEIILCDTCPRAYHLVCLEPELEETPEGKWSCAHCEGEGIAAEDDDEHMEFCRVCKDGGELLCCDSCTSAYHTHCLNPPLSEIPDGDWKCPRCSCPPLRGRVAKILTWRWKECSDTPSEEPSTSKAAPKQRKIREFFVKWADMSYWHCDWITELQLDVFHPLMFRNYYRKYDMDDPPKLEEPLDESDTRVKRLKEQPGATNRDEYNLEERFYRYGVRPEWLVVHRVINHRLQRDGRATYLVKWRELGYDQATWEDEHADIPGLKQAIEYYLDLRAANCCDGTTSRKGKKGKGKKSKTRELIDDEERTPKRYTPPPDKPTTDLKKKYERQPDYLDQTGMQLHPYQLEGLNWLRYSWGQGIDTILADEMGLGKTIQTITFLYSLYKEGHCKGPFLVSVPLSTIINWEREFETWAPDFYCVTYVGDKDSRIVIRENELSFEEGAVRSGRASKIRSSSIKFNVLLTSYELISIDSACLGSIDWAVLVVDEAHRLKSNQSKFFRLLASYNIAYKLLLTGTPLQNNLEELFHLLNFLCRDKFNDLAAFQNEFADISKEEQVKKLHEMLGPHMLRRLKADVLKNMPSKSEFIVRVELSPMQKKYYKYILTRNFEALNPKGGGQQVSLLNIMMDLKKCCNHPYLFPAASQEAPTGPNGSYETSALIKAAGKLVLLSKMLKKLRDDGHRVLIFSQMTKMLDILEDYLEGEGYKYERIDGNITGAQRQEAIDRFNAPGAQQFVFLLSTRAGGLGINLATADTVIIYDSDWNPHNDIQAFSRAHRIGQANKVMIYRFVTRNSVEERVTQVAKRKMMLTHLVVRPGMGGKGANFSKQELDDILRFGTEELFKEEEGKEDEAIHYDDKAVAELLDRSKEGIEQKENWANEYLSSFKVASYVTKEGETEEEADTEIIKQEAENTDPAYWIKLLRHHYEQQQEDIARTLGKGKRVRKQVNYTDGGVTGDQGARDDQPWQENLSDYNSDFSAPSDDDKEDDDFDEKGDGDLLSRRSRRRLERRDEKDRPLPPLLARVNGNIEVLGFNARQRKAFLNAIMRYGMPPQDAFNSQWLVRDLRGKSEKNFKAYVSLFMRHLCEPGADNAETFADGVPREGLSRQHVLTRIGVMSLIRKKVQEFEHINGYYSMPEMIRKPIEPIKPEGTGEAATGTSSTSATPATSNAPSPSPAATPTPTSTAGAAIEASKTNSDASDAKESKDESKDKEGGDAKDSKEDSKNSKEDDEGNSEKDKEKEDIKKEEKDGETESAEKEKDKADVKDEKAAAAKHDDKAENSENKKTEPEEDVVIVKDDEEETEKREEKDNKEKDVKDSEDVVKPKRKFMFNIADGGFTELHTLWLNEEKAAVPGREYDIWHRRHDYWLLAGIVTHGYGRWQDIQNDIRFAIINEPFKMDMGKGNFLEIKNKFLARRFKLLEQALVIEEQLRRAAYLNLTQDPNHPAMSLNARFAEVECLAESHQHLSKESLAGNKPANAVLHKVLNQLEELLSDMKSDVSRLPATLARIPPVAQRLQMSERSILSRLAATAPGGSSSQTGQAALLAQQFPAGFSGGQLPATFAGAANFGNFRPQYSVPGQPPQGFTA; this is encoded by the exons ATGGCGTCAGACGAGGAGGTGGACGAGAACTATGCAG gAGAGGATGACATGGATGAGACTGGGGGACAGGTATCAAATGTTGGTCAGCCAGTAGATGGCTCATCAGATGCTGAAGAATCTCAGAGATTG gaaGAGGACGATGATTATGAACCAGAAGAgcggaaaaagaagaaaggaaagaagcgAAAAGCACGTAGTGAGGataagaaaggaaagaaaaagaagaaaaagaaaaaatccgATTCTGGGGAt gaAAGCGACTTTGGTGGCGGTGAAGCAGCAGCAGGTGACGCGGCTGGTGAGGACAGTGACTATGCGGTCAATAGGAAGAGCAGGAAGTCATCCTCCAGAAAATCCTCCAGTCACAATGCACCACCGACCACTCAGAGCCAAGAGCCTACGACAGGCATGCCCACAATCGAAGAAGTGTGCAACACATTCGGCTTAACGGACGTACAAATTGAATATTCTGACGCCGATTTCCAAAACTTAACGACGTACAAACTATTTCAACAACACGTCAGACCGCTCTTGGCAAAAGAAAATCCaaaa GTTCCAATGTCGAAGCTTATGATGTTGGTGGCAGCCAAGTGGCGCGATTTCTCCGAATTAAATCCACACACGCAACCGGATGCGGATGTCTCATCCACCAACGTGGATGATGATAACAGAAACGCCCGAGCAAATCGAAGTGGTGCTATACAAGAACCTGAGGATGAAGAGGAAGATGACGAAGACAGTGATCGGAAGAAGAAATCGCGAGGTTCAAGAGCGAAGAAAGGGAAAAAGGCGTCGAAAGTACCGACGCTTAAGATTAAGCTTGGGAAACGCAAGCGGGGAAGCTCA GACGAGGAGGCGGAGGGTAGCGCCGCGGGCTCTGCGGCCGATTCCGACATGGAATTCGAGCAAATGTTGGCCGATGCGGAGGAGACTCCCGGTGTCGATGGTAACAAGGGTAACGTCGAGGAGGCTGGTGTCGAACCACCGGCCGAGCCGCCAGTTCGTAGAAAGGCGAAGACAAAAATCGGCAACAAGAccaagaaaaagaagaagacaaAGACTACTTCTAAGTTTCCGGATGGAGAGGAAGGTCTCCAG aCTGACCATCAGGATTACTGCGAAGTGTGTCAGCAAGGTGGAGAGATCATATTGTGCGATACGTGTCCTAGAGCGTATCATTTAGTGTGCCTGGAGCCTGAATTGGAAGAAACGCCCGAAGGAAAATGGAGTTGTGCCCATTGCGAAGGAGAAGGTATTGCAG CAGAGGATGACGACGAACATATGGAATTCTGCAGAGTGTGCAAGGATGGCGGAGAATTGTTGTGTTGCGACAGTTGCACGAGTGCGTATCACACGCATTGCTTGAATCCTCCATTATCGGAGATTCCCGATGGCGATTGGAAATGCCCGCGATGTTCTTGTCCGCCTTTGAGAGGGAGAG tgGCAAAGATATTAACGTGGAGATGGAAAGAATGTTCCGACACACCGTCGGAAGAGCCTTCTACAAGCAAGGCTGCACCTAAGCAGAGAAAAATACGCGAGTTCTTCGTGAAGTGGGCAGATATGTCCTACTGGCACTGTGACTGGATCACAGAATTACAACTTGACGTATTCCACCCACTCATGTTTAG GAATTATTATCGTAAATATGACATGGACGATCCACCAAAATTGGAGGAACCGTTGGACGAGAGCGATACTCGTGTAAAGCGTTTGAAGGAGCAGCCCGGTGCCACCAACAGGGATGAGTACAACTTGGAAGAACGTTTCTATCGTTACGGCGTTCGTCCGGAATGGCTGGTGGTTCACAGAGTGATCAATCATCGATTGCAAAGAGACGGCAGAGCCACGTATCTCGTCAAGTGGCGGGAACTTGGCTACGATCAGGCAACATGGGAGGACGAGCACGCGGACATCCCCGGCTTGAAGCAGGccatagaatattatttagatttgAGAGCCGCTAACTGTTGCGACGGTACTACGTCACGTAAAGGCAAAAAGG GTAAAGGGAAGAAATCGAAAACGCGCGAGCTCATCGACGATGAAGAAAGGACTCCAAAGCGGTACACGCCACCGCCAGACAAACCTACGACAGATCTCAAGAAGAAGTACGAAAGGCAACCAGATTACTTGGATCAAACTGGAATGCAGTTACATCCTTATCAATTGGAG GGTTTAAACTGGTTGAGATATTCATGGGGCCAAGGCATAGACACGATTCTGGCCGACGAAATGGGTTTGGGAAAAACTATTCAAACTATCACATTCTTATATTCCTTGTACAAGGAAGGCCACTGTAAAGGGCCTTTCCTGGTTTCCGTTCCCTTGTCAACTATTATTAACTGGGAGCGTGAATTTGAAACTTGGGCGCCTGACTTCTATTGTGTTACTTATGTGG GCGACAAAGACAGTCGTATTGTGATTCGTGAAAACGAATTGTCGTTCGAGGAAGGTGCTGTACGTAGCGGACGCGCCTCCAAAATTCGTTCGTCTTCAATTAAGTTTAACGTTTTGCTTACGAGTTACGAGCTTATATCCATCGATTCGGCATGCCTAGGCTCCATCGATTGGGCTGTTTTAGTTGTAGATGAAGCTCACAGATTGAAATCCAATCAGTCCAAGTTCTTCAGATTATTAGCTTCTTACAATATCGCGTATAAACTTTTACTGACTGGCACGCCACTGCAGAATAATTTGGAGGAACTGTTCCACTTATTGAATTTCTTATGCCGCGATAAATTCAACGATTTGGCAGCGTTCCAAAATGAATTCGCTGATATCTCAAAGGAAGAGCAGGTTAAAAAACTGCACGAAATGCTTGGACCGCATATGTTGAGGAGATTGAAAGCTGATGTATTGAAG aatatgcctagcaaatctgaatttaTCGTACGCGTCGAATTATCACCAATGCAGAAGaagtattacaaatatatattaacgaGGAACTTCGAAGCCTTGAATCCGAAGGGAGGCGGCCAGCAAGTGTCGCTGTTAAATATAATGATGGATCTCAAGAAATGCTGCAATCATCCATATTTGTTTCCTGCCGCGTCACAAGAAGCACCAACCGGACCAAATGGAAGTTACGAGACTTCAGCGTTGATTAAAGCGGCTGGCAAATTGGTTCTGTTGAGCAAGATGCTTAAGAAGCTGCGAGACGACGGACATCGAGTTCTTATATTTTCTCAGATGACCAAGATGTTGGATATTCTTGAAGATTATTTGGAGGGCGAGGGATACAAGTATGAGAGAATAGACGGCAATATAACCGGCGCGCAACGTCAAGAGGCCATCGACAGATTTAACGCTCCCG GCGCACAACAGTTTGTCTTTCTGCTTTCTACGCGTGCTGGTGGTCTCGGCATCAATTTAGCAACGGCGGACACGGTGATTATTTACGACTCTGATTGGAATCCGCACAACGACATCCAAGCGTTCAGCAGAGCTCACAGGATAGGCCAGGCTAACAAAGTTATGATCTATAGATTTGTCACGCGTAACTCCGTGGAAGAAAGAGTAACGCAGGTGGCCAAGCGCAAGATGATGCTCACTCATTTAGTCGTGCGACCAGGCATGGGCGGTAAAGGTGCTAACTTTAGTAAACAGGAGCTCGATGACATTTTGCGCTTCG GTACGGAGGAACTGTTCAAGGAAGAGGAGGGCAAGGAGGATGAAGCTATACACTACGACGATAAGGCTGTTGCCGAATTATTGGACAGAAGTAAGGAGGGTATCGAGCAGAAGGAGAATTGGGCCAACGAGTACTTAAGTTCCTTCAAGGTCGCCTCGTACGTGACGAAGGAAGGTGAAACGGAGGAGGAGGCGGACACGGAAATAATTAAGCAAGAGGCCGAGAATACCGATCCGGCATATTGGATCAAGCTGCTCAGACATCATTACGAGCAGCAACAGGAGGATATTGCTAGAACACTCGGAAAAG GCAAACGAGTGCGTAAACAAGTTAACTACACCGATGGCGGTGTGACCGGCGATCAAGGCGCGAGAGATGATCAGCCGTGGCAGGAGAATCTATCTGATTATAATAGCGACTTCAGTGCGCCCAGCGACGACGACAAGGAGGATGATGATTTCGACGAGAAGGGCGATGGAGACTTATTGTCTCGTAGAAGTAGACGAAGACTGGAGAGACGCGACGAAAAGGACAGACCTTTGCCGCCTCTGCTTGCCAGAGTAAACGGAAATATCGAG gtGCTAGGTTTTAATGCCAGACAGAGGAAGGCATTCCTCAATGCAATTATGCGCTATGGAATGCCGCCACAAGACGCTTTCAACTCTCAATG gTTGGTACGTGATCTGCGCGGAAAGTCCGAGAAGAATTTCAAAGCCTACGTTTCGCTCTTCATGCGACACCTCTGCGAACCAGGTGCCGACAATGCGGAAACGTTCGCAGACGGCGTTCCTCGAGAAGGTCTCAGTCGACAGCACGTACTCACAAGAATCGGTGTGATGTCCTTGATTAGGAAGAAG GTTCAAGAATTTGAACACATTAATGGCTATTATTCGATGCCGGAGATGATACGAAAACCGATAGAACCCATCAAGCCGGAAGGAACCGGGGAAGCAGCGACTGGTACCAGCAGCACTAGTGCTACACCTGCCACTTCGAATGCTCCCAGTCCTAGTCCTGCTGCCACGCCGACTCCGACTTCGACTGCCGGTGCCGCCATCGAAGCCAGCAAGACGAATTCCGATGCATCTGACGCTAAAGAATCTAAAGATGAATCGAAGGATAAGGAG GGTGGCGACGCGAAGGATTCGAAAGAAGACTCGAAGAATTCTAAAGAAGATGACGAAGGAAATTCTGAAAAGGACAAGGAGAAGGAAGATATTaagaaagaggaaaaggaCGGCGAGACGGAATCCGCAGAAAAGGAGAAGGACAAAGCCGATGTGAAGGACGAGAAAGCAGCAGCGGCGAAACACGACGATAAAGCAGAGAATAGTGAGAATAAGAAGACCGAACCAGAAGAAGATGTCGTTATTGTGAAGGACGACGAGGAGGAAACAGAGAAGCGAGAG GAGAAAGATAACAAAGAAAAGGACGTAAAGGACTCTGAAGATGTAGTGAAGCCTAAGCGTAAGTTCATGTTCAACATAGCCGATGGTGGATTCACGGAATTACACACGCTCTGGCTGAACGAAGAGAAGGCCGCCGTGCCGGGCCGTGAATACGATATCTGGCATCGTCGCCATGATTATTGGCTCTTGGCTGGTATCGTCACGCACGGCTACGGGCGATGGCAggatatacaaaatgatattag GTTTGCTATAATTAACGAGCCATTCAAGATGGACATGGGAAAAGGCAATTTCTTGGAGATAAAGAACAAGTTTCTAGCGAGACGTTTCAAGCTCTTAGAACAGGCGTTAGTGATCGAGGAGCAGTTAAGGCGAGCCGCTTACCTAAACCTTACGCAGGATCCCAATCATCCTGCCATGAGTTTGAATGCGCGATTCGCCGAAGTCGAGTGTCTCGCCGAATCCCATCAGCATCTTAGCAAGGAGAGCCTTGCGGGCAACAAACCGGCGAATGCGGTGTTGCACAAG GTATTGAATCAGCTGGAAGAGCTCTTGTCCGACATGAAGTCAGACGTGAGCCGTTTGCCGGCGACATTGGCGCGCATTCCACCGGTTGCTCAGAGACTCCAGATGTCTGAGAGATCAATACTGAGTCGATTGGCGGCCACGGCACCCGGCGGAAGCAGCTCTCAGACAGGCCAGGCCGCACTACTGGCGCAGCAATTTCCAGCTGGCTTCTCCGGCGGACAATTGCCGGCCACTTTCGCGGGCGCCGCCAATTTCGGAAACTTTCGACCACAATACTCAGTACCAGGGCAACCACCGCAGGGTTTCACAG CCTGA